The following proteins are encoded in a genomic region of Glycine max cultivar Williams 82 chromosome 18, Glycine_max_v4.0, whole genome shotgun sequence:
- the LOC100818890 gene encoding leucine carboxyl methyltransferase 1 homolog isoform X2 — translation MEDSHSNTAAVQATNDDASASKLSCVKKGYMKDDYIHLFVRRPVRRSPIINRGYFARWAAIRKLLYQFLDVEKKSDEDPPIKKQILSLGAGFDTTYFQLQDEGKAPYLYVEVDFKEVTSKKAALIETCSPLRNKVDETAVISRDLRDVQQLSAIITHAGLDPSLPTFIIAECVLIYLDPDSTRAIVGWASQTFSTAIFFLYEQIHPDDAFGQQMIRNLEYRGCDLLGIYATPTLLAKEKLFLDQGWQKSVAWDMMRVYNDFIDAQERRRIERLELFDEFEEWYMMQEHYCVAYAINDAMGLFGDFGFVNENSGLPSS, via the exons ATGGAAGATTCACACAGCAACACTGCAGCGGTGCAAGCCACCAACGATGACGCCTCCGCCAGCAAATT GTCATGTGTGAAAAAGGGATACATGAAAGATGATTACATTCATTTGTTCGTGAGAAGACCTGTTAGGAGATCTCCAATAATTAATCGAG GTTACTTTGCTCGCTGGGCTGCTATTCGGAAACTTCTCTATCAGTTTCTTGATGTTGAGAAGAAGTCAGATGAAGATCCCCCTATAAAGAAGCAGATATTATCACTTGGAGCAGGTTTTGACACAACATATTTTCAGTTGCAG GATGAGGGGAAAGCACCTTATTTATATGTGGAAGTGGATTTTAAGGAG GTAACTAGTAAAAAGGCAGCACTTATTGAAACTTGCAGCCCATTGAGGAATAAAGTTGACGAGACAGCAGTCATATCAAGAG ATTTGCGTGATGTGCAACAATTAAGTGCTATTATTACTCATGCTGGTTTGGATCCAAG TCTGCCAACTTTTATAATTGCAGAATGTGTTCTGATCTACTTGGATCCTGATTCAACTCGTGCAATTGTTGGTTGGGCTTCCCAAACATTTTCAACagcaatattttttctttatgagcAG ATCCACCCAGATGATGCTTTTGGACAACAAATGATACGGAATTTGGAG TATCGAGGTTGTGATCTGTTGGGTATTTATGCTACGCCAACTTTACTtgcaaaggaaaaattatttctgGACCAAGGATGGCAG AAGTCTGTTGCCTGGGACATGATGAGAgtttataatgattttattgATGCCCAAGAAAGACGCag GATTGAACGGCTGGAATTGTTTGATGAATTTGAAGAGTGGTACATGATGCAG GAGCACTACTGTGTGGCTTATGCAATCAATGATGCCATG GGTCTTTTTGGGgattttggttttgttaatgAAAACAGTGGGCTTCCTTCCTCATGA
- the LOC100818890 gene encoding leucine carboxyl methyltransferase 1 homolog isoform X1 yields the protein MEDSHSNTAAVQATNDDASASKLSCVKKGYMKDDYIHLFVRRPVRRSPIINRGYFARWAAIRKLLYQFLDVEKKSDEDPPIKKQILSLGAGFDTTYFQLQDEGKAPYLYVEVDFKEVTSKKAALIETCSPLRNKVDETAVISREKGEVFSAHYKLLPADLRDVQQLSAIITHAGLDPSLPTFIIAECVLIYLDPDSTRAIVGWASQTFSTAIFFLYEQIHPDDAFGQQMIRNLEYRGCDLLGIYATPTLLAKEKLFLDQGWQKSVAWDMMRVYNDFIDAQERRRIERLELFDEFEEWYMMQEHYCVAYAINDAMGLFGDFGFVNENSGLPSS from the exons ATGGAAGATTCACACAGCAACACTGCAGCGGTGCAAGCCACCAACGATGACGCCTCCGCCAGCAAATT GTCATGTGTGAAAAAGGGATACATGAAAGATGATTACATTCATTTGTTCGTGAGAAGACCTGTTAGGAGATCTCCAATAATTAATCGAG GTTACTTTGCTCGCTGGGCTGCTATTCGGAAACTTCTCTATCAGTTTCTTGATGTTGAGAAGAAGTCAGATGAAGATCCCCCTATAAAGAAGCAGATATTATCACTTGGAGCAGGTTTTGACACAACATATTTTCAGTTGCAG GATGAGGGGAAAGCACCTTATTTATATGTGGAAGTGGATTTTAAGGAG GTAACTAGTAAAAAGGCAGCACTTATTGAAACTTGCAGCCCATTGAGGAATAAAGTTGACGAGACAGCAGTCATATCAAGAG AAAAAGGAGAAGTGTTCAGTGCTCACTATAAACTACTCCCTGCAGATTTGCGTGATGTGCAACAATTAAGTGCTATTATTACTCATGCTGGTTTGGATCCAAG TCTGCCAACTTTTATAATTGCAGAATGTGTTCTGATCTACTTGGATCCTGATTCAACTCGTGCAATTGTTGGTTGGGCTTCCCAAACATTTTCAACagcaatattttttctttatgagcAG ATCCACCCAGATGATGCTTTTGGACAACAAATGATACGGAATTTGGAG TATCGAGGTTGTGATCTGTTGGGTATTTATGCTACGCCAACTTTACTtgcaaaggaaaaattatttctgGACCAAGGATGGCAG AAGTCTGTTGCCTGGGACATGATGAGAgtttataatgattttattgATGCCCAAGAAAGACGCag GATTGAACGGCTGGAATTGTTTGATGAATTTGAAGAGTGGTACATGATGCAG GAGCACTACTGTGTGGCTTATGCAATCAATGATGCCATG GGTCTTTTTGGGgattttggttttgttaatgAAAACAGTGGGCTTCCTTCCTCATGA